One region of Streptomyces davaonensis JCM 4913 genomic DNA includes:
- a CDS encoding SCO6880 family protein has product MSDLTVTPLTVKFPHRSRRGILLGLSLPQLVLVSCALALLLGTVVSTGLLGVIALTPLWAVVAALVAIRRHGRSLIDWAPIVLRFAQRRRTGQTLWLARPVTRPRQDGVLHLPGTAASLRVVAPGDSANGASAIHDPHHQTLTAIARVSSRAFALLDPATQNHNVAGWGRALAGIARTGHVATVQVLERTVPDSGDTLARHWTRQGYPETPVAGQVYSELVASAGPAAAPHEAYLAISLDLKAAKRLISQAGGGLPGAFTVMEQTTSSIAQAARSAGLMVTGWLSAREIAAVIRTAYDPGALSALQQWSESGRAKADPAAAGPVVQVEEYDRLATDSARHATYWVEDWPRTETSAGFLHGLMFTAGVRRTLSLIYVPQGLESAMRDVQRKKAAIIADANERSRRGQVDSEADSVEYADVKTRERQLIAGHADVALTGLLTVSAETDALLDAACAQIETAAVTAQVDLRRLNFQQPDAFTLGALPLARTAL; this is encoded by the coding sequence TTGTCTGATCTCACCGTCACACCGCTCACCGTCAAATTCCCCCACCGGTCCCGGCGCGGCATCCTGCTCGGCCTCTCCTTGCCGCAACTCGTATTGGTCTCCTGCGCGTTGGCGCTCCTGCTTGGCACGGTGGTATCCACCGGCCTGCTCGGTGTCATCGCCTTGACACCGCTGTGGGCCGTGGTCGCCGCCCTGGTCGCCATCCGTCGGCACGGCCGCTCGCTGATCGACTGGGCGCCGATCGTCCTGCGATTCGCGCAGCGGCGCCGCACCGGACAGACCCTGTGGCTCGCCCGGCCCGTCACCCGCCCCCGCCAGGACGGCGTCCTGCACCTGCCCGGCACCGCCGCCTCGCTGCGCGTGGTCGCCCCCGGCGACTCCGCCAACGGCGCCTCCGCCATCCACGACCCGCACCACCAGACCCTGACTGCCATCGCCCGCGTCTCCAGCCGCGCCTTCGCCCTGCTGGATCCCGCGACGCAGAACCACAACGTCGCCGGGTGGGGACGGGCACTTGCCGGCATCGCCCGCACCGGTCACGTCGCCACCGTGCAGGTCCTGGAGCGCACCGTCCCCGACAGCGGCGACACCCTCGCCCGCCACTGGACCCGCCAGGGCTACCCCGAGACCCCGGTGGCCGGACAGGTCTACAGCGAACTGGTCGCCTCCGCCGGACCGGCCGCCGCCCCGCACGAGGCGTACCTGGCCATCTCCCTCGACCTCAAAGCCGCCAAGCGCCTCATCTCGCAGGCAGGCGGCGGACTTCCGGGCGCCTTCACCGTGATGGAGCAGACCACCAGCTCGATCGCGCAGGCCGCGCGCAGCGCCGGGCTGATGGTGACCGGCTGGCTCTCGGCGCGCGAGATCGCGGCCGTCATCCGCACTGCCTACGACCCGGGGGCGCTCTCCGCCCTGCAGCAGTGGTCGGAGTCCGGGCGCGCCAAAGCCGACCCGGCCGCCGCCGGCCCTGTCGTGCAGGTCGAGGAGTACGACCGGCTGGCCACCGACTCCGCCCGGCACGCCACCTACTGGGTCGAGGACTGGCCCCGCACCGAAACCTCGGCGGGCTTCCTCCACGGGCTGATGTTCACCGCCGGAGTCCGCCGCACCCTCTCCCTCATCTACGTGCCCCAGGGGCTCGAGTCCGCGATGCGCGACGTGCAGCGCAAGAAGGCGGCGATCATCGCTGACGCCAACGAGCGGTCGCGACGCGGGCAGGTCGACTCCGAAGCCGACAGCGTCGAGTACGCGGACGTCAAAACCCGCGAGCGTCAGCTGATCGCCGGGCACGCGGACGTCGCCCTGACCGGACTGCTCACCGTGAGCGCCGAAACCGACGCCCTCCTCGACGCCGCCTGCGCGCAGATCGAAACCGCCGCGGTCACCGCCCAAGTCGACCTTCGCCGCCTGAACTTCCAACAGCCCGACGCATTCACGCTCGGGGCCCTCCCGCTCGCCCGCACCGCCCTGTAG
- a CDS encoding DUF6112 family protein, protein MPIPLADRAAVLLAYDPGISPKGGGLPGLSVLKNVVNSINMFGIIAVVGALAVSLGVWAWGHHTGGHQAEANGKKGAVVAAGAALGLGAANGIVAFFSGLGSQVH, encoded by the coding sequence ATGCCCATACCTCTCGCAGACCGCGCCGCCGTCCTCCTCGCCTACGACCCAGGCATCTCCCCCAAGGGCGGCGGCCTGCCCGGCCTGTCCGTGCTGAAGAACGTCGTCAACAGCATCAACATGTTCGGGATCATCGCCGTCGTCGGCGCCTTGGCCGTCTCCCTCGGCGTGTGGGCCTGGGGCCACCACACTGGTGGCCACCAGGCCGAGGCCAACGGAAAGAAGGGCGCGGTCGTCGCGGCCGGCGCCGCGCTCGGCCTCGGCGCCGCGAACGGAATCGTGGCGTTCTTCTCCGGCCTGGGGTCGCAGGTCCACTGA
- a CDS encoding SH3 domain-containing protein: MRTSRFAASIAVLGALALPVISAPSAMAAPSSAPASAPATRPCDRLGPWVIGTKAVTIRAKATSKSTARGVLYRGHKFTVHKTHGSWHYITDKTTGVTGWVSGSYVYREVYMCLD, encoded by the coding sequence ATGCGCACCTCCCGATTCGCCGCATCCATTGCCGTTCTTGGTGCACTGGCCCTCCCGGTCATATCCGCCCCGAGCGCGATGGCCGCACCCTCCAGCGCACCGGCCTCGGCTCCGGCCACCCGCCCGTGTGACCGGCTCGGACCGTGGGTGATCGGCACAAAGGCCGTGACGATCCGCGCCAAGGCGACCAGCAAGTCCACCGCCCGCGGCGTGCTCTACCGGGGTCACAAGTTCACCGTCCACAAGACGCACGGCAGCTGGCACTACATCACCGACAAGACCACCGGCGTAACGGGCTGGGTGTCCGGATCGTACGTCTACCGCGAGGTCTACATGTGCCTGGACTAG
- a CDS encoding DUF4913 domain-containing protein, whose product MLLDRSAEHGRQIDSLAAAPPPPDSPFAAYGLPGFAGLPPTPSPPEPRPILELEDEEYEDELDALSDWVDDFLLRVYGAEVTTAAPWCEQWQEHPDVVAWLHALWLAYQQHKDAEAGLSGLFVWHRDFLTHAMATVRAPGGPLSACMTDPDRPAHRLLPGPRPSIRTASATEEHEETGELGQAGG is encoded by the coding sequence ATGCTGCTGGACCGATCCGCAGAGCACGGCCGCCAGATCGACAGCCTCGCCGCCGCACCACCGCCACCGGACTCGCCGTTCGCCGCTTACGGACTGCCGGGGTTCGCCGGCCTGCCGCCCACCCCCTCGCCCCCCGAGCCGCGTCCGATCCTCGAGCTGGAGGACGAGGAGTACGAGGACGAACTCGACGCCCTGTCCGACTGGGTCGACGACTTCCTCCTCCGGGTATACGGGGCAGAGGTCACCACCGCTGCCCCGTGGTGCGAGCAGTGGCAGGAGCACCCCGACGTCGTCGCCTGGCTTCACGCCCTGTGGCTGGCCTACCAGCAGCACAAGGACGCCGAAGCCGGACTGTCCGGCCTGTTCGTATGGCACCGGGACTTCCTCACCCACGCCATGGCCACCGTCCGAGCCCCCGGCGGCCCGCTGTCCGCGTGCATGACCGATCCGGATCGGCCCGCGCACCGACTGCTGCCCGGCCCCCGTCCCTCGATCCGGACCGCCTCCGCCACCGAGGAGCACGAGGAGACCGGCGAGCTGGGCCAGGCCGGCGGATGA
- a CDS encoding GNAT family N-acetyltransferase, translating to MTEADWDLVAAFHAQCSEQNLLRRWGRTRLTPRDLSRLLAHAQCWIGLAADERPVALVCVGPVSREPGAFDLGLQVVDHRQRQGIGTALARQAARLASARGAHTLSAFTQVANGPMLRLLDRLGPTSHTRDGQYVEVRLALDALAPDPGTAAP from the coding sequence GTGACGGAGGCGGACTGGGACCTGGTCGCCGCCTTCCATGCGCAGTGCTCCGAGCAGAACCTGCTGCGCCGCTGGGGCCGTACCCGCCTGACGCCCCGCGACCTGTCCCGGCTGCTTGCCCACGCGCAGTGCTGGATCGGGCTCGCCGCCGACGAGCGGCCTGTGGCCCTCGTCTGCGTCGGGCCCGTCAGCCGGGAGCCGGGGGCCTTCGACCTCGGATTGCAGGTCGTCGACCACCGTCAGCGTCAGGGCATCGGCACGGCCCTGGCCCGCCAAGCCGCCCGCCTCGCCAGCGCGCGAGGAGCCCACACCCTGTCCGCGTTCACGCAGGTGGCGAATGGGCCCATGCTCCGGCTCCTCGACCGGCTCGGCCCGACGTCGCACACCCGCGACGGCCAGTACGTCGAGGTCCGACTCGCCCTGGACGCGCTCGCCCCGGACCCAGGAACCGCTGCGCCATGA
- a CDS encoding glycosyltransferase: MVIATQLRPDRLAFLTAMHASLCRQSVPWEAVVALDGADPARLPAALAADSRVRALVLPRPVGAACARNFALTEVRTEYLNWADDDDEFTDWAMALRLRTLEETGVGWCAGYSQDLHPDGATTLWRPPTPPGRHEAGDVWRYWKDPADTIPLGPTTILARTDLVRAAPMGGLVQGEDYCTLAVTCLAPGIVLPVPVYRYRKHAGQMTAQDSYDQLEARARAFAHRFGVNLRAASSSLRDAASAAA, encoded by the coding sequence GTGGTCATCGCCACCCAACTCCGCCCGGACCGCCTCGCGTTCCTCACGGCCATGCACGCCAGCCTCTGCCGTCAGAGCGTGCCGTGGGAGGCCGTCGTCGCCCTCGACGGCGCCGACCCCGCCCGGCTGCCCGCCGCTCTCGCCGCCGACTCCCGAGTCCGCGCCCTCGTCCTGCCGCGCCCGGTGGGTGCGGCGTGCGCCCGGAACTTCGCGCTCACGGAAGTTCGGACCGAGTACCTGAACTGGGCCGATGATGACGATGAGTTCACCGACTGGGCCATGGCGCTGCGGCTGCGCACCCTGGAGGAAACCGGGGTGGGCTGGTGCGCCGGATACAGCCAGGACCTCCACCCTGACGGGGCCACGACCCTGTGGCGGCCCCCGACTCCGCCGGGCCGGCACGAGGCCGGGGACGTGTGGCGGTATTGGAAGGACCCCGCTGACACCATCCCGCTCGGCCCGACCACCATCCTCGCCCGTACCGACCTGGTGCGTGCGGCTCCCATGGGCGGGCTCGTCCAGGGCGAGGACTACTGCACGCTCGCGGTCACCTGCCTCGCCCCGGGCATCGTGCTGCCCGTGCCGGTCTACCGGTACCGCAAGCACGCCGGGCAGATGACAGCGCAGGACTCGTACGACCAGCTGGAGGCGAGGGCGCGGGCCTTTGCCCATCGATTTGGTGTCAACCTGCGCGCCGCATCCTCGTCGCTACGCGATGCCGCCTCTGCCGCCGCGTAG
- a CDS encoding C40 family peptidase, protein MKGIAAGIGVVVLSPLLLAGTAMMMASSSEASTTSSFSGCLTGIDTAEVTKEVTKLLDGASGKDVHIQGLDLPAEQIPNAQTIVATGISLDVPKKGQIIAIATAMQESRLRNLNSGDRDSLGLFQQRPSQGWGTAQQIRDPIYASERFYKALLKVGGWQQMKVTQAAQVVQKSGYPDAYAQWEDLATALQKAIAATFPNADKDETAKDSAKDKDAESTSGGCTPDKDGTSFGRIPEGSVPKGYKIPKDADPKARKAIEWAMHQLGTLYQWGGSCTDAHGPDPMGRCDCSSLMQQAYAHADVHLTRTTYTQVGEGRAVSAKNLKPGDLIFSRGTAVRPEHVGMYMGEGLVIEAPRTSKPVRITPIKDWDILAVRRIL, encoded by the coding sequence TTGAAGGGCATAGCCGCCGGCATCGGCGTCGTCGTCCTCTCTCCGCTCCTGCTCGCCGGCACCGCCATGATGATGGCGTCCTCCAGCGAAGCCTCGACCACCTCCTCCTTCAGCGGATGCCTGACCGGCATCGACACCGCCGAGGTGACCAAGGAAGTCACCAAGCTCCTCGACGGCGCGTCCGGCAAGGACGTCCACATCCAGGGCCTTGACCTTCCGGCCGAGCAGATCCCCAACGCGCAGACCATCGTGGCCACCGGCATCAGCCTTGACGTCCCCAAGAAGGGACAGATCATTGCGATTGCCACCGCGATGCAGGAATCACGCCTGCGCAACCTCAACTCCGGGGACCGGGACAGCCTCGGTCTCTTTCAGCAGCGCCCCAGCCAGGGGTGGGGAACCGCGCAGCAGATCCGCGATCCGATCTACGCCTCCGAGCGCTTCTACAAGGCACTGCTCAAGGTCGGCGGCTGGCAGCAGATGAAGGTCACCCAAGCCGCCCAGGTCGTCCAGAAGTCCGGCTACCCGGACGCGTACGCGCAGTGGGAGGACCTCGCCACCGCGCTGCAGAAGGCCATCGCCGCCACGTTCCCGAACGCCGACAAGGACGAGACCGCCAAGGACTCGGCCAAGGACAAGGATGCCGAGTCCACCTCCGGCGGGTGCACGCCGGACAAGGACGGCACCTCCTTCGGACGGATCCCCGAGGGCAGCGTCCCGAAGGGATACAAGATCCCCAAGGATGCCGACCCGAAGGCCCGCAAGGCCATCGAGTGGGCCATGCACCAGCTCGGCACGCTCTACCAGTGGGGTGGCTCGTGCACCGACGCCCACGGCCCCGACCCGATGGGCCGCTGCGACTGCAGCTCGCTGATGCAGCAGGCGTACGCGCACGCCGACGTCCACCTCACCCGCACCACGTACACGCAGGTGGGCGAGGGCAGGGCCGTGTCGGCGAAGAACCTCAAGCCCGGTGACCTGATCTTCAGCCGCGGCACCGCGGTCCGGCCCGAACACGTCGGCATGTACATGGGCGAGGGCCTCGTCATCGAGGCGCCGCGCACCTCGAAACCGGTCCGGATCACCCCGATCAAGGACTGGGACATTTTGGCCGTCCGCCGCATCCTCTGA
- a CDS encoding DNA-methyltransferase encodes MPFSLHQGDALSVLAELPDNCVDSVITDPPYNSGGRTAKERTSRSAKQKYTSADAGHELPDFTGENMDQRSYGFWLTQIMTEAHRLTKVGGTALIFTDWRQLPITTDAMQAAGWLWRGVLAWHKPQARPQKGRFTQNCEFIVWASNGPIDAARNPVYLPGLYSASQPSGKARQHITQKPVSVMRELVQIAPQGGAVLDFTCGSGSTGVAALLEGRDFIGVEKTKHYAEIAADRLTETLQQTLSQDDLTLTV; translated from the coding sequence TTGCCTTTTTCCCTGCACCAGGGCGACGCGCTCAGCGTCCTCGCCGAGCTGCCGGACAACTGCGTTGACTCCGTCATCACCGACCCGCCGTACAACTCGGGCGGGAGGACGGCGAAGGAGCGCACCTCCCGGTCCGCGAAGCAGAAGTACACGTCCGCCGACGCCGGCCACGAGCTGCCGGACTTCACCGGCGAGAACATGGATCAGAGGTCGTACGGGTTCTGGCTGACGCAGATCATGACCGAGGCGCACCGGCTCACCAAGGTCGGCGGCACCGCGTTGATCTTCACGGACTGGCGGCAGCTGCCGATCACGACGGACGCGATGCAGGCGGCCGGCTGGCTGTGGCGGGGCGTGCTCGCCTGGCACAAGCCGCAGGCCAGGCCGCAAAAGGGCCGGTTCACCCAGAACTGCGAGTTCATCGTCTGGGCGTCCAACGGCCCGATCGACGCCGCCCGCAACCCGGTCTACCTGCCTGGCCTCTACAGCGCTTCGCAGCCCAGCGGCAAGGCGCGCCAGCACATCACGCAGAAGCCCGTCTCCGTCATGCGGGAGCTGGTGCAGATCGCTCCGCAGGGCGGCGCGGTGCTCGACTTCACCTGCGGATCCGGCTCGACCGGGGTTGCGGCGCTGCTGGAGGGACGCGATTTCATCGGCGTCGAGAAGACCAAGCACTACGCCGAGATCGCCGCCGACCGCCTCACCGAGACGCTGCAACAGACCCTTTCCCAGGATGACTTGACGCTGACCGTCTGA
- a CDS encoding ATP/GTP-binding protein, protein MSHRPARRARRASASPLFTPHGTDRASRKAARRQLAEAAAKARTEAAAHTSGTGAAEHEMPAPIFPPAGRPGPASSHNNKIKLPAHRMTTATASGAYPFLAEGGLGTEGIYIGRDVHAEASFCFDPFALYGKIEGFTNPNVLLAGVIGQGKSALAKSFALRSIAFGYRVYVPCDPKGEWTPVAQALGGTSIALGPGLPGKLNPLDAAPRPNSVSASDWAGEIRKRRLLLLGSLARTVLGRDLLPMEHTGLDVALDAVVARAAARGRTPLLGDIAATLNNPDELDRVGGVMSGRLGDASRDLAHAMRRLVHGDLAGMFDAPSTVAFDPNSPMLTIDLSRLGGSGDDTALVLAMTCASAWMESALSDPNGGRRWIVYDEAWRLMRHPGLLQRMQSQWKLSRGLGIANLMVIHRLSDLLTAGDAGSRGRALAEGLLADCSTRIIYRQETDQLHAAAALLGLTSVEADAISHLNRGRGLWKVAGRSFIVQHLLHPHELALFDTDARMH, encoded by the coding sequence ATGAGTCACCGGCCCGCTCGCCGAGCCCGCCGCGCCAGCGCCAGCCCGCTGTTCACCCCGCACGGCACCGATCGCGCCTCCCGCAAGGCCGCCCGCCGCCAGCTCGCCGAGGCCGCCGCGAAGGCACGCACGGAAGCTGCCGCCCATACCAGCGGCACCGGCGCGGCCGAGCACGAGATGCCGGCGCCGATCTTCCCGCCGGCCGGACGCCCCGGCCCCGCTTCCTCCCATAACAACAAGATCAAGCTGCCTGCCCACCGCATGACCACCGCCACCGCGTCCGGGGCGTACCCGTTCCTCGCCGAGGGCGGCCTGGGCACCGAGGGCATCTACATCGGCCGCGACGTCCACGCGGAGGCGTCCTTCTGTTTCGATCCGTTCGCGCTGTACGGCAAGATCGAGGGCTTCACCAACCCGAACGTCCTGCTGGCCGGCGTGATCGGGCAGGGCAAGTCCGCCCTCGCCAAGAGCTTCGCGCTGCGGTCCATCGCCTTCGGCTACCGCGTATACGTCCCGTGCGACCCGAAGGGCGAATGGACGCCCGTGGCACAGGCGTTGGGCGGCACCTCCATCGCCCTCGGACCGGGACTGCCCGGCAAGCTCAACCCGCTGGACGCAGCACCGCGGCCCAACAGTGTCTCCGCGTCCGACTGGGCGGGCGAGATCCGCAAGCGCCGCCTGCTGCTGCTCGGTTCCCTGGCCCGTACCGTGCTCGGGCGGGACCTGCTGCCGATGGAGCACACCGGTCTCGACGTCGCCCTGGACGCCGTCGTCGCCCGCGCCGCCGCGAGGGGACGCACCCCGCTGCTCGGCGACATCGCCGCCACCCTCAACAACCCCGACGAACTCGACCGGGTCGGCGGCGTCATGTCCGGCCGTCTCGGCGACGCCTCCCGCGATCTCGCTCACGCCATGCGCCGCCTCGTGCACGGCGACCTCGCCGGCATGTTCGACGCCCCCAGCACCGTGGCCTTCGACCCCAACTCGCCCATGCTGACCATCGACCTGTCCCGCCTGGGCGGATCCGGCGACGACACCGCCCTCGTCCTCGCCATGACCTGCGCCTCCGCGTGGATGGAATCCGCGCTGTCCGACCCGAACGGCGGCCGGCGCTGGATCGTCTACGACGAAGCCTGGCGCCTGATGCGCCACCCCGGCCTGCTGCAGCGGATGCAGTCCCAGTGGAAGCTGAGCCGCGGCCTGGGCATCGCCAACCTCATGGTCATCCACCGGCTGTCCGACCTGCTCACCGCCGGCGACGCCGGATCGCGCGGTCGGGCACTCGCCGAGGGCCTGCTCGCCGACTGCTCCACCCGGATCATCTACCGCCAAGAGACCGACCAACTCCACGCTGCCGCAGCGCTGCTGGGGCTCACGTCGGTGGAGGCCGACGCGATCTCCCACCTCAACCGCGGCCGAGGGCTCTGGAAGGTCGCCGGGCGCAGCTTCATCGTGCAGCACCTCCTGCACCCCCACGAGCTGGCGCTCTTCGACACCGACGCCCGCATGCACTGA
- a CDS encoding DUF3631 domain-containing protein, with the protein MTQFPTLIDQVAAAVLAPAQVTENPHHRAILDVFVEIQDLDRQLAELAGAELPGVSPAEQLNTLTDLLVERMAAGADLSALLATSCCCAAAYEAGPSAEYEPLDDEEPGFDPDFDDFEGFDDFEEPGDLDDFDDLHEDACEEFLSCPSGPQTIVHACLAVFDDEGAPEYVSAAELVERLRDLPGQAEGRWSYADLTPLRLGLLLRGYGVQPCNPRAADGSRYRAYRRADLLAARPNCSC; encoded by the coding sequence TTGACGCAGTTCCCCACCCTGATCGACCAGGTCGCCGCCGCCGTACTGGCGCCGGCCCAGGTCACCGAGAACCCGCACCACCGCGCCATCCTCGATGTGTTCGTCGAGATCCAGGACCTCGACCGGCAGCTCGCCGAGCTCGCCGGCGCCGAGCTTCCCGGCGTCAGTCCCGCTGAGCAGCTGAACACCCTGACCGACCTGCTGGTCGAACGGATGGCCGCCGGGGCAGACCTGAGCGCGCTCCTGGCCACCTCCTGCTGCTGCGCCGCCGCGTACGAGGCTGGACCCTCGGCCGAGTACGAACCGTTGGACGACGAGGAGCCCGGCTTCGACCCGGACTTCGACGACTTCGAGGGGTTCGACGACTTCGAAGAGCCCGGCGATCTGGACGACTTCGACGACCTCCACGAGGACGCGTGCGAGGAGTTCCTGTCCTGCCCCAGCGGCCCGCAGACGATCGTCCACGCCTGCCTCGCCGTCTTCGACGACGAGGGCGCCCCGGAGTACGTGAGCGCCGCGGAGCTGGTCGAGCGCCTGCGCGATCTGCCCGGTCAGGCCGAGGGACGCTGGAGCTACGCCGACCTCACCCCGCTGCGGCTGGGTCTGCTCCTGCGCGGCTACGGCGTCCAGCCGTGCAATCCACGGGCGGCCGACGGCAGCCGCTACCGGGCCTATCGGCGCGCTGACCTGCTGGCGGCCCGCCCGAACTGCTCCTGCTGA
- a CDS encoding DUF6238 family protein, whose protein sequence is MTSAIPVGDAYPYLRAASAGIRHHTRTLAPRAPHPASATDRAHLDVLHAHLTALHQLLDQLAETTRPPHPAAGRQLATAHTRLWQATAAVHDAFHLLPVADATGTECHPERLPEGPPVLTICQRHLAASHVVRRKTTPADLNTPVPGRTTTCAQ, encoded by the coding sequence TTGACCTCTGCCATTCCCGTCGGTGACGCGTACCCGTACCTGCGGGCCGCCAGCGCCGGCATCCGCCACCACACGCGCACCCTCGCCCCGCGCGCCCCGCACCCGGCCTCGGCCACCGACCGCGCGCACCTCGACGTGCTGCATGCCCATCTGACCGCGCTGCACCAGCTGCTCGACCAGCTCGCCGAGACCACCCGGCCCCCGCATCCTGCCGCCGGCCGACAGCTCGCCACCGCCCATACCCGGCTGTGGCAAGCCACAGCGGCTGTCCACGACGCCTTCCACCTCCTGCCCGTGGCGGACGCGACCGGCACCGAATGCCACCCCGAGCGCCTCCCCGAGGGACCGCCCGTCCTGACCATCTGCCAACGCCACCTCGCCGCCAGCCACGTCGTACGCCGCAAGACCACACCGGCCGACCTCAACACCCCGGTGCCCGGCCGCACCACTACCTGCGCCCAGTAG